A window of the Salarias fasciatus chromosome 7, fSalaFa1.1, whole genome shotgun sequence genome harbors these coding sequences:
- the LOC115391989 gene encoding uncharacterized protein LOC115391989 isoform X1, whose protein sequence is MLLIPSAILWLFAKYCCCQSPCLKEPLDEKDFSISVAERIKEESGMCILIKYNLTVRANKDFIPYQKIWFEGTPSNIKSMQFVKKFESETSHTDKIDSQPPGEYEYGLKLKWGCNQTYIFPNRVKISVSAFTWKPEIWVNPLIEGKRAKLGCHAPSLCSGRANILWKWQKNDGQLIDIGGGYLSFLMRRDQTEITPTAEDHNSTITCVAEYREHVINSSVTLNVQFPPKIQRDSWCLVEGKLLVCVCTSRGNPLPPITWPLENLTDYSVRSLSSSQTVNSTFTLLAADYPNNTVKCISSNELAKEELEIPIGILTDSFRMTDSLDCSRTFDAALPWIAAVCFCLNVVLITTLVVYIYKHRKSKKRKDDKTTDIYASLRKTDDDQEYSVISPQHR, encoded by the exons ATGTTGTTGATCCCCTCTGCAATTTTGTGGCTCTTTGCGAAATACTGCTGCTGCCAGTCTCCATGTTTGAAAG aaccGCTTGATGAGAAAGACTTTTCGATCAGTGTGGCAGAGCGTATTAAAGAGGAATCTGGCATGTGCATTCTGATCAAATACAATTTGACTGTTCGTGCAAACAAAGATTTTATCCCATATCAGAAAATATGGTTTGAAGGGACACCTTCAAACATCAAAAGCATGCAATTTGTCAAGAAATTTGAATCTGAAACTAGCCACACTGACAAGATAGATAGTCAACCACCTGGAGAGTATGAATATGGACTAAAACTGAAATGGGGGTGTAACCAAACTTACATTTTTCCCAACAGAGTGAAAATCTCTGTGTCAG CATTTACGTGGAAACCGGAGATTTGGGTTAACCCTTTGATCGAAGGAAAACGTGCCAAACTAGGCTGCCATGCTCCTTCTTTATGCTCAGGCAGAGCAAATATCCTGTGGAAGTGGCAAAAGAATGATGGACAGCTGATTGACATCGGAGGAGGGTATTTATCATTTCTTATGCGTCGTGACCAAACAGAGATCACTCCAACTGCAGAGGATCACAACAGCACCATCACATGTGTGGCAGAATACCGTGAACATGTCATTAACAGCTCTGTCACCTTGAACGTTCAGT TTCCACCTAAAATCCAGAGGGATTCCTGGTGCCTGGTTGAAGGTAAACTCCTGGTCTGTGTGTGCACCAGTCGAGGGAATCCGCTGCCTCCCATCACCTGGCCCTTGGAGAACCTGACAGACTATTCAGTCAGGAGCTTGAGCAGCAGCCAAACAGTAAACAGCACCTTCACCCTGCTCGCTGCTGATTACCCCAACAACACCGTGAAATGCATCAGCAGCAACGAACTGGCAAAGGAAGAACTAGAAATTCCAATTGGAATCCTCACAGACAGCTTCCGAATGACTG ATTCGTTGGACTGCAGCCGGACGTTTGATGCAGCGCTCCCCTGGAtagcagctgtgtgtttctgcctgaACGTGGTCCTCATCACCACCCTGGTCGTCTACATTTACAAACA CAGGAAAAGCAAGAAGAGGAAAGACGACAAAACGACGGACATCTATGCTTCTCTGAGAAAGACGGATGATGACCAAGAGTACAGTGTCATTTCTCCACAACACAGATGA
- the LOC115391989 gene encoding sialic acid-binding Ig-like lectin 10 isoform X2, whose protein sequence is MRRDQTEITPTAEDHNSTITCVAEYREHVINSSVTLNVQFPPKIQRDSWCLVEGKLLVCVCTSRGNPLPPITWPLENLTDYSVRSLSSSQTVNSTFTLLAADYPNNTVKCISSNELAKEELEIPIGILTDSFRMTDSLDCSRTFDAALPWIAAVCFCLNVVLITTLVVYIYKHRKSKKRKDDKTTDIYASLRKTDDDQEYSVISPQHR, encoded by the exons ATGCGTCGTGACCAAACAGAGATCACTCCAACTGCAGAGGATCACAACAGCACCATCACATGTGTGGCAGAATACCGTGAACATGTCATTAACAGCTCTGTCACCTTGAACGTTCAGT TTCCACCTAAAATCCAGAGGGATTCCTGGTGCCTGGTTGAAGGTAAACTCCTGGTCTGTGTGTGCACCAGTCGAGGGAATCCGCTGCCTCCCATCACCTGGCCCTTGGAGAACCTGACAGACTATTCAGTCAGGAGCTTGAGCAGCAGCCAAACAGTAAACAGCACCTTCACCCTGCTCGCTGCTGATTACCCCAACAACACCGTGAAATGCATCAGCAGCAACGAACTGGCAAAGGAAGAACTAGAAATTCCAATTGGAATCCTCACAGACAGCTTCCGAATGACTG ATTCGTTGGACTGCAGCCGGACGTTTGATGCAGCGCTCCCCTGGAtagcagctgtgtgtttctgcctgaACGTGGTCCTCATCACCACCCTGGTCGTCTACATTTACAAACA CAGGAAAAGCAAGAAGAGGAAAGACGACAAAACGACGGACATCTATGCTTCTCTGAGAAAGACGGATGATGACCAAGAGTACAGTGTCATTTCTCCACAACACAGATGA